Proteins from a genomic interval of Bacteroidota bacterium:
- a CDS encoding T9SS type A sorting domain-containing protein: MRRIRYLTLTIGCCLLLLMAEGQKHDYVWLMGYNSHLGDTLGFHFGNTIFDFNSSTMEMRRDSLRMNFDFTNTSYCDSSGNLLFYTNGIYVANSLDETIENGDSLNAGWLQYKWDTTIRKYGYRDAQGVLAFQDGRNNSYFLLHSFVDSNVNKAPFGARLLLTYLDMDENVGHGKVINKNQTILKDSIGTALSATKHGNGRDWWILVQKQLSNCYYRILIDSSGPHVLPDLTCGAATVPLFDAAAACFSPDGSKYVYLNVKGGISLFDFDRCSGTLSNAKYMPLRVLVDSGWYGVGVAFSPNNRFLYASVSVHLYQFDLSAPNVFASIDTVGVWDGYAAPFGSIFKQPQIAPDGKIYINCGNTETVYHVINNPDAKGDSCNFAQHSIALPTFAGNSIPNFPNYRLGRKVGSECDTLWNDLTPDPSPKERVIKVFPSPATDVVTIDYGFTDWSKQGDVAMEIINELGQSVLQQQLPKYSGFQRLNVTSYPSGIYITYIKRNNQIIATSKFAKQ, from the coding sequence ATGAGAAGAATAAGGTATTTGACCCTGACGATAGGTTGTTGTCTGTTGCTGTTGATGGCGGAGGGGCAGAAGCATGATTATGTATGGCTGATGGGTTATAATAGCCATCTTGGTGATACTTTGGGATTTCATTTTGGTAACACCATATTTGATTTCAACTCATCAACCATGGAGATGAGGCGGGATTCGCTTAGGATGAATTTTGACTTTACCAATACGAGCTACTGTGACAGCAGCGGGAACCTTCTTTTTTATACCAATGGAATCTATGTAGCCAACTCCTTAGATGAAACCATTGAAAACGGCGACAGCTTAAATGCGGGCTGGCTTCAGTATAAGTGGGATACTACAATCAGAAAGTATGGCTATCGCGACGCTCAGGGGGTGCTGGCTTTCCAGGATGGCAGGAACAATTCTTATTTTTTACTGCATTCCTTTGTTGATTCCAATGTGAATAAGGCCCCTTTTGGAGCAAGATTACTTTTGACTTATTTGGATATGGACGAAAATGTAGGTCATGGAAAAGTGATAAATAAAAATCAGACTATACTTAAGGATAGTATAGGAACTGCTTTATCTGCTACCAAGCATGGTAATGGGAGGGATTGGTGGATTTTGGTGCAAAAACAATTAAGTAACTGCTATTACCGGATACTGATAGACAGTAGTGGTCCTCATGTATTGCCGGATTTAACCTGCGGGGCAGCAACTGTTCCACTTTTTGACGCGGCCGCGGCTTGCTTTTCTCCGGATGGAAGCAAATATGTTTACCTCAATGTCAAAGGAGGTATAAGTCTTTTTGATTTCGACAGATGTAGCGGAACATTAAGCAATGCAAAATATATGCCATTGCGGGTTCTTGTTGATTCCGGCTGGTACGGAGTGGGAGTTGCATTTTCCCCCAATAACCGGTTTCTGTATGCTTCGGTTTCGGTGCACCTATATCAGTTCGATTTATCGGCGCCCAATGTTTTTGCGAGCATAGATACAGTTGGAGTTTGGGACGGATACGCAGCGCCATTTGGCAGTATATTCAAACAGCCGCAGATAGCACCGGATGGTAAAATCTATATCAACTGCGGTAATACTGAAACCGTTTATCATGTAATCAATAATCCCGATGCCAAAGGGGATTCATGCAACTTCGCTCAACACAGCATAGCCCTTCCTACTTTTGCAGGCAACAGTATTCCGAATTTTCCGAATTACCGCTTAGGAAGAAAAGTAGGGAGCGAATGCGATACGCTTTGGAATGACCTCACCCCCGACCCCTCTCCAAAGGAGAGGGTGATAAAGGTCTTCCCTAGTCCGGCTACAGATGTAGTAACGATAGATTATGGGTTTACGGATTGGAGTAAGCAAGGGGATGTAGCAATGGAAATTATCAATGAACTCGGACAGTCGGTACTTCAACAAC